A region of Allocoleopsis franciscana PCC 7113 DNA encodes the following proteins:
- a CDS encoding tellurite resistance TerB family protein, which produces MPANSTVKQLVKILIGAAWIDGKIQQEEREYLQRVAKETGVADDPEIQPLLYELRAVLPDECYAWMKEYLGDRPSSEDYQRLIEALSALIYSDGEVATEEAKLLTRLQLLDPNSGTTPKSRQNNVLKAIQKLYRRWIDQQT; this is translated from the coding sequence ATGCCCGCCAATTCGACGGTCAAACAACTCGTCAAGATTCTCATTGGTGCAGCTTGGATTGATGGCAAAATTCAGCAAGAGGAACGGGAGTATCTTCAGCGAGTTGCCAAAGAAACAGGAGTCGCCGATGACCCGGAGATTCAGCCGCTATTGTATGAACTCAGGGCAGTTTTACCGGATGAGTGTTATGCCTGGATGAAAGAATATTTAGGTGATCGTCCTAGTTCAGAAGATTATCAGCGCCTGATTGAAGCTCTAAGCGCCTTAATTTATAGCGATGGCGAGGTAGCCACAGAGGAAGCGAAACTTTTAACTCGCTTGCAACTGCTCGACCCCAATAGTGGAACAACACCTAAGTCACGTCAAAACAACGTCCTCAAAGCCATTCAAAAACTTTACCGTCGCTGGATTGACCAACAAACCTAA